In Marinobacter sp. es.048, the following proteins share a genomic window:
- the glp gene encoding gephyrin-like molybdotransferase Glp: MAKPNLMPLEEALDHLLSEAPVVTRVETLALADSLGRVLAENHYVPADVPPADNSAVDGYALRKQDLHGDQPIPVSARIPAGEAPKPLEPGTAARIFTGSEIPEGADSVVMQERIELTDAGILVQAEVDEGQNVRRRGQDLTRGDLALSKGTQVRPNEMGLLASMGVARVAVLARLKVAILSTGDELVDPGAPLGPGQIYNSNRFTLMGLLTEAGCDVVLCETLRDKREATRETLLRAAESADLVITSGGVSVGEEDHVRAVLEESGGLSLWKMAIKPGKPVAFGSIGGTPVLGLPGNPGSVLVTLMMVGMPYIRKRQGRNPKTLSGERIPADFAIASPSIRREFVRARKETRGSEPVVAAYPNQSSGILSSTCWADGLAVVPENTTVNPGDLLTYYSFAELLS; this comes from the coding sequence ATGGCCAAGCCAAACCTCATGCCCCTGGAAGAGGCCCTGGATCACCTGTTGTCGGAAGCGCCGGTGGTCACCAGGGTTGAAACCCTAGCCCTGGCCGATTCCCTGGGCCGCGTCCTCGCTGAGAATCACTATGTACCGGCTGACGTACCGCCGGCAGATAACAGTGCAGTGGACGGATACGCCCTGCGCAAACAGGATCTGCATGGCGACCAGCCCATACCGGTCTCGGCGCGGATTCCGGCCGGTGAGGCGCCAAAGCCCCTGGAGCCCGGCACTGCCGCGCGCATTTTTACCGGCTCGGAGATTCCCGAGGGTGCCGACTCGGTGGTCATGCAGGAGCGGATTGAGCTGACGGACGCCGGCATTCTTGTCCAGGCAGAGGTGGACGAAGGTCAGAATGTTCGCCGCCGGGGCCAGGATCTGACCCGGGGCGACCTGGCTTTGTCAAAAGGCACACAGGTGCGCCCCAACGAAATGGGATTACTGGCTTCCATGGGCGTTGCCCGGGTTGCCGTTCTGGCGCGGCTTAAAGTCGCCATCCTTTCAACAGGCGACGAGTTGGTAGACCCCGGCGCGCCCCTCGGGCCGGGACAGATCTATAACAGCAATCGTTTTACCCTGATGGGGCTACTCACCGAGGCCGGCTGCGACGTCGTGCTGTGCGAGACGCTGAGGGACAAACGCGAGGCTACCCGCGAAACGCTGCTACGTGCGGCGGAGTCCGCCGATCTGGTTATCACCAGCGGGGGCGTATCCGTGGGTGAGGAAGACCACGTGCGCGCGGTGCTGGAGGAATCCGGCGGTCTGTCGCTCTGGAAAATGGCGATCAAACCCGGGAAGCCCGTTGCTTTTGGCTCGATCGGCGGCACGCCTGTGCTGGGATTACCCGGTAACCCGGGGTCTGTACTGGTCACTCTTATGATGGTGGGCATGCCGTATATCCGGAAACGCCAGGGGCGGAACCCTAAAACGCTTTCCGGCGAGCGGATACCGGCAGACTTTGCCATTGCCTCGCCGTCGATACGCCGGGAGTTTGTCAGGGCCCGGAAAGAAACTCGGGGATCAGAGCCGGTGGTAGCCGCATACCCCAATCAGAGCTCCGGCATCCTGAGCTCTACTTGTTGGGCGGACGGTCTGGCCGTGGTACCCGAAAATACCACGGTAAACCCCGGCGACCTGCTAACCTACTATTCGTTTGCGGAACTGTTGAGCTGA
- a CDS encoding MoaD/ThiS family protein, translating to MSDNTITVRFFARLREELKTDLLAIDARPGLTAGDVLAELAQQGGPWSQLQGDQPVMIAINQAMAKPGSEVKAGDELAFFPPVTGG from the coding sequence ATGAGTGATAACACGATTACGGTACGTTTCTTTGCCCGGCTTCGCGAGGAGCTGAAAACCGACCTGCTGGCTATCGACGCCAGGCCCGGTCTGACTGCAGGCGATGTGCTGGCAGAACTGGCTCAGCAGGGCGGGCCCTGGAGCCAGCTGCAGGGCGATCAGCCCGTGATGATCGCGATCAACCAGGCCATGGCGAAACCGGGTTCCGAGGTAAAAGCCGGCGATGAGCTGGCTTTTTTCCCACCGGTAACCGGAGGTTGA
- a CDS encoding molybdenum cofactor biosynthesis protein MoaE translates to MISVQSDDFDVATEYAALRDSDAGTGAIATFTGLVRDSGDLQGVTGLYLEHYPGMTEQVIQGLIDDASMRWDVRKARVIHRVGRLALCDQIVFVGICSAHRGDAFAACEFIMDALKTSAPFWKKEIASDGEHWVEQKESDLTRSQGWK, encoded by the coding sequence ATGATTTCGGTCCAGTCTGATGATTTTGATGTTGCCACCGAATACGCCGCTCTCCGTGACAGCGATGCTGGCACAGGTGCCATTGCGACGTTTACCGGTCTGGTAAGGGACAGTGGTGATCTGCAGGGTGTTACGGGGCTTTACCTGGAACATTATCCCGGGATGACGGAACAGGTAATCCAGGGGCTTATTGACGACGCCTCAATGCGCTGGGATGTGCGCAAGGCCCGGGTGATTCACCGGGTGGGGCGGCTGGCACTGTGCGACCAGATTGTATTCGTGGGGATTTGCAGTGCCCACCGTGGAGATGCCTTTGCGGCATGCGAGTTCATCATGGATGCTCTGAAGACCTCAGCACCCTTCTGGAAGAAGGAAATTGCGTCGGATGGAGAGCACTGGGTAGAGCAGAAAGAATCGGATCTGACGCGATCCCAAGGCTGGAAGTAA
- the trxA gene encoding thioredoxin TrxA translates to MSGNIVNVTDASFEQDVLQSDVPVLVDYWAEWCGPCKMIAPVLEEIADEYDGKLKVCKLNIDENEQTPPKFNIRGIPTLMLFKNGNVDATKVGALSKSQLAAFLDSNL, encoded by the coding sequence ATGAGCGGAAATATCGTAAATGTAACCGACGCTTCTTTTGAGCAGGATGTTCTGCAGTCCGACGTCCCCGTACTGGTGGACTACTGGGCCGAGTGGTGCGGTCCCTGCAAGATGATTGCGCCGGTGCTTGAAGAGATTGCCGACGAATACGACGGCAAACTGAAAGTCTGCAAGCTCAACATTGACGAAAACGAGCAGACCCCGCCGAAGTTCAACATCCGTGGCATCCCCACTCTGATGCTGTTCAAGAACGGCAATGTGGACGCCACCAAAGTCGGCGCACTCTCCAAATCCCAGCTGGCGGCCTTCCTGGACAGCAATCTTTGA
- the ppx gene encoding exopolyphosphatase has protein sequence MTAASTAEKAVSAPEVLAAIDMGSNSFHMVVARLVHGEIRTLEKMGEKVQLGAGLDQYNRLTEDAQERALACLGRFAQRLKGMPPEAVQIVGTNALRVARNAHQFMARAEEVLGYPVEIIAGREEARLIYLGVSHTLSDDIGRRLVIDIGGGSTEFIIGQRFEPQELESLHMGCVSFRNRYFPDGKITKRQMDKAVTHAEQELLNIRQHYRSVGWQSAVGSSGSIKAIASILATLKITDGTITLAAMQELRKRLVDMGKTEKLGDLGVRSDRQSIFPAGFAILMGAFQSLGIRDMSFADGALREGLLYDIVGRIQHEDVRERTISALQERYHVDQEHGAAVEETAVAAWQQVADAWGLNTATDEEVLRWACRLHEIGLTISHSQYHKHGAYLLRYSDLPGFSQQFQRDLATLVRGHRRKFASAIFEGLDPEDIARLRYLCVLVRLAVLIQHPRNMETPPAFTLTAHKDKLRLEFPSGWLDDRPLTLADLENERDYLAKQDFVLELNAG, from the coding sequence GTGACGGCCGCATCCACCGCCGAAAAAGCTGTATCCGCACCCGAGGTGCTGGCAGCCATCGACATGGGCTCGAACAGCTTCCACATGGTGGTTGCCCGACTAGTGCATGGGGAAATCCGGACCCTCGAGAAGATGGGAGAAAAAGTTCAGCTTGGTGCCGGACTGGATCAGTACAATCGACTGACCGAAGATGCCCAGGAACGCGCCCTGGCCTGCTTGGGCCGGTTCGCCCAGCGGCTGAAGGGGATGCCTCCGGAGGCGGTGCAAATTGTCGGCACCAACGCGCTTCGGGTCGCCCGCAACGCCCATCAGTTCATGGCGCGGGCCGAGGAGGTTCTGGGCTATCCGGTGGAGATCATTGCCGGTCGGGAGGAAGCTCGCCTGATCTACCTGGGTGTCTCCCACACCCTGTCTGACGACATCGGCCGTCGGCTGGTAATCGATATCGGCGGGGGCAGCACCGAGTTCATCATCGGCCAGCGGTTCGAACCCCAGGAGCTTGAGAGCCTGCACATGGGCTGCGTATCGTTCCGGAACCGGTATTTCCCGGACGGCAAGATCACCAAGCGGCAGATGGACAAGGCTGTGACGCACGCCGAGCAGGAACTGCTTAATATCCGCCAGCACTACCGTTCTGTGGGCTGGCAGAGCGCGGTTGGCTCATCCGGCTCGATCAAGGCCATCGCCAGCATACTGGCGACCCTGAAAATCACCGACGGCACCATTACCCTCGCCGCCATGCAGGAGCTTCGCAAGCGCCTGGTGGATATGGGCAAAACGGAGAAACTGGGGGACCTGGGTGTACGTTCGGATCGCCAGAGCATCTTCCCGGCGGGGTTTGCCATCCTGATGGGGGCATTCCAGTCTCTGGGCATCCGGGATATGTCGTTCGCCGACGGCGCCCTCCGCGAAGGCCTGCTTTACGACATTGTCGGGCGTATCCAGCACGAGGATGTGCGCGAGCGAACCATATCCGCCCTGCAGGAGCGTTACCATGTAGATCAGGAACACGGTGCCGCCGTAGAGGAAACTGCCGTGGCCGCCTGGCAGCAGGTGGCCGATGCATGGGGCCTGAACACAGCAACTGATGAAGAAGTCCTGCGCTGGGCCTGCCGGCTGCACGAGATCGGCCTGACCATTTCCCATAGCCAGTATCACAAGCACGGTGCCTACCTGTTGCGCTACTCGGACCTGCCCGGCTTCTCCCAACAGTTCCAGCGGGACCTTGCCACACTGGTGCGTGGCCACCGACGCAAGTTTGCCTCTGCGATCTTTGAAGGGCTGGACCCGGAAGACATCGCAAGGCTTCGTTACCTTTGTGTACTGGTGCGCCTGGCCGTTCTGATTCAACACCCCCGCAATATGGAAACACCTCCGGCCTTCACGCTGACTGCGCACAAGGACAAGCTGAGGCTGGAGTTTCCATCAGGCTGGCTGGATGACAGGCCACTGACCCTGGCCGACCTGGAAAACGAGCGGGACTATCTCGCCAAACAGGATTTTGTTCTGGAGCTGAACGCGGGCTGA
- a CDS encoding ATP-binding cassette domain-containing protein — MLTITDLSLQRGGLWLLESVSLTVQPGQRVAIVGANGAGKSSLFQLLLGQLAPEQGAVSLPGGCRIAHMAQEIEATNRSARDFVLDGDLDLRRLEAELATAESAGDDHAIARIHGELDVHEAWSAARRAEALLRGLGFTDEDADRPVSAFSGGWRIRLNLAQALMRPSDLLLLDEPTNHLDLDACLWLENWLRRYPGTLLFISHDRDFMDRVATHVVHFDRRNLELYTGNYSAFEGQRSERLAQQQAGFERQQARIAEIQRFIDRFKAKATKARQAQSRVKALERMERIAPAHIDSPFSFEFPVAEKVSNPLLSIRNGKAGHGSTPILEGINLTLLPGSRIGLLGPNGAGKSTLMDALRGEGTLLSGDRTCGEHLAIGYFAQHQLESLDLDASPFLHLQRLSPKASEQSIRNFLGGFDFHGDEALSAIRSFSGGEKARVALAVIAWQKPNLLLLDEPTNHLDLEMRQALTMALQNFEGAIVVVSHDRHLLRNTVDEFWLVNDGRVTEYQGDLEDYERWLADRRKDDTEAPKRMPAGQQAVEEIAEAVGESAEDRKARKRVEAALRQKLSPYRKRQSALEKEMDQLQQKLSALEEQLSDPGLYDDSGKARLKELLGEQATATARLGEVEAQWLEVSEEVESLEAELAG; from the coding sequence ATGTTAACGATAACCGATCTCAGTTTACAACGGGGCGGCCTCTGGTTGCTAGAATCCGTCAGCCTGACGGTGCAACCCGGTCAGCGTGTCGCTATCGTGGGTGCCAATGGTGCCGGCAAATCCAGTCTTTTCCAGCTCTTGCTGGGCCAGTTGGCGCCGGAGCAGGGCGCGGTCTCCCTGCCCGGTGGTTGCCGGATTGCCCATATGGCGCAGGAAATCGAAGCGACCAACCGTAGCGCCCGGGATTTTGTCCTTGATGGCGATCTGGATTTGCGTCGCCTGGAAGCGGAGCTTGCAACGGCGGAAAGCGCCGGTGATGACCATGCTATTGCCCGAATACACGGGGAACTGGATGTGCACGAGGCCTGGTCTGCAGCCCGCAGGGCCGAGGCTTTGCTGCGGGGGCTGGGATTCACTGACGAAGATGCCGACCGCCCGGTGTCGGCGTTTTCCGGTGGCTGGCGGATCCGGCTGAACCTGGCCCAGGCTCTGATGCGACCTTCCGATCTGCTGCTTCTGGATGAACCCACCAATCACCTGGATCTGGATGCCTGTCTGTGGCTCGAGAACTGGCTGCGCCGCTACCCCGGGACTCTGCTGTTTATCTCTCACGACCGTGATTTCATGGATCGGGTCGCCACCCATGTGGTGCACTTCGACCGGCGAAATCTGGAGCTGTATACGGGTAATTACTCAGCCTTTGAAGGGCAGCGGAGTGAGCGTCTGGCCCAGCAGCAGGCCGGTTTCGAGCGCCAGCAGGCCAGGATCGCCGAAATCCAGCGCTTCATCGACCGATTCAAGGCCAAGGCCACCAAGGCCCGGCAGGCCCAGAGCCGCGTCAAGGCGCTGGAGCGAATGGAGCGCATTGCTCCGGCCCATATTGATTCGCCCTTCAGTTTTGAATTCCCGGTGGCTGAAAAGGTCTCCAATCCCCTGTTATCGATCCGCAATGGCAAGGCCGGCCACGGCAGTACCCCAATCCTCGAAGGAATTAACCTGACCCTGCTGCCCGGCAGCCGGATTGGCCTGCTGGGCCCCAATGGCGCCGGCAAGTCCACGCTGATGGATGCGCTTAGGGGCGAGGGCACTTTGTTGTCCGGGGATCGCACCTGTGGCGAGCATCTGGCTATCGGCTATTTTGCCCAGCATCAGCTGGAGTCGCTGGATCTGGATGCCAGCCCTTTCCTGCATCTTCAGCGTCTGTCCCCAAAGGCTTCAGAACAGAGTATCCGGAACTTCCTGGGTGGCTTTGATTTTCATGGTGATGAAGCCCTGAGCGCTATCCGATCGTTTTCCGGTGGCGAAAAGGCCCGGGTGGCGTTGGCTGTGATTGCCTGGCAAAAACCGAACCTGCTCCTGCTGGACGAACCGACTAACCATCTGGACCTGGAAATGCGCCAGGCTCTGACTATGGCGCTGCAGAACTTTGAAGGTGCCATTGTGGTGGTCTCACACGACCGGCATCTGCTGAGAAATACGGTGGACGAGTTCTGGCTGGTCAATGACGGCCGGGTAACGGAATATCAGGGCGACCTGGAGGATTACGAGCGTTGGCTGGCGGACCGTCGGAAAGACGACACGGAAGCACCAAAACGAATGCCAGCCGGGCAGCAGGCTGTCGAAGAGATTGCCGAGGCGGTGGGTGAGAGTGCCGAGGATCGGAAGGCGCGCAAGCGGGTCGAGGCCGCACTTCGTCAGAAGCTCAGTCCCTATCGTAAGAGGCAGAGTGCGCTGGAAAAGGAAATGGATCAGCTTCAACAGAAGCTGTCAGCTCTGGAAGAGCAGCTGTCCGACCCGGGCCTTTACGACGACAGTGGCAAGGCGCGCCTTAAAGAGCTGTTGGGTGAGCAGGCTACTGCAACCGCCCGCCTCGGAGAGGTGGAGGCACAGTGGCTTGAGGTCAGTGAAGAAGTGGAATCGCTGGAGGCAGAGCTGGCCGGCTGA
- a CDS encoding TIGR02444 family protein — MSVGSATIPDFSTPPLELPADMEPENPLWRFALAFWKRPGVQNSCLALQNQGWSVTRILSAAWLALSGRVFAGVEDATVTEWRNRVTVALRSARKSLPGNADNCQKLRSGIAGLELEAEQIELALSWRTLMTNNPEHADMQGRDTLIINNLFAAAPTSSIEDSARPLLNTLADTLAHFPKGDHQP, encoded by the coding sequence ATGTCGGTCGGCTCGGCTACCATCCCGGATTTTTCGACACCGCCGCTGGAATTGCCAGCCGATATGGAACCGGAGAACCCGCTCTGGCGTTTTGCATTGGCGTTCTGGAAACGTCCGGGCGTTCAGAACAGCTGCCTGGCGCTGCAGAATCAGGGCTGGAGCGTGACACGGATTCTCAGTGCCGCCTGGCTTGCACTCTCTGGCAGGGTCTTCGCAGGGGTCGAGGACGCTACCGTAACAGAGTGGCGCAACCGTGTAACCGTTGCGCTGCGCAGTGCGAGAAAATCGCTGCCCGGCAACGCCGACAACTGTCAAAAGCTTCGCTCCGGCATCGCGGGCCTGGAGCTTGAAGCCGAACAGATCGAACTGGCCCTGAGCTGGCGAACGCTAATGACCAACAACCCGGAACACGCTGACATGCAGGGACGCGACACGCTGATCATCAACAATCTGTTTGCGGCGGCACCGACCTCATCGATTGAGGACAGTGCCAGGCCCCTGCTGAATACACTGGCCGATACCCTGGCCCACTTTCCAAAGGGAGACCACCAGCCATGA
- a CDS encoding DUF4124 domain-containing protein has translation MMMKWLIRLSFPALGLLLLLIFFGLNDPEQVSEPVAEEEQPEIPAFEGLVPSPIPTEGPEIVFKWQDTDGNWHYADQPPEQGRWNTLAIERRDKAFPRLQPQEPETDWRSPYNAPFSLGPSSAGTNGS, from the coding sequence ATGATGATGAAATGGCTAATACGGCTCTCATTTCCGGCTCTCGGATTGCTGTTATTGCTCATCTTCTTCGGTCTGAACGATCCCGAGCAGGTATCCGAACCAGTGGCAGAAGAGGAACAACCGGAAATTCCCGCTTTCGAAGGGCTGGTGCCCTCACCCATTCCCACCGAGGGGCCCGAGATTGTGTTCAAATGGCAAGATACCGACGGCAACTGGCACTATGCTGACCAGCCGCCCGAACAGGGCCGCTGGAACACCCTTGCCATAGAACGGCGTGACAAGGCCTTTCCGCGCCTTCAGCCCCAGGAACCGGAAACAGATTGGCGATCACCCTACAATGCCCCTTTCTCTCTGGGACCGTCCTCTGCCGGCACCAACGGCAGCTGA
- a CDS encoding FKBP-type peptidyl-prolyl cis-trans isomerase, whose product MKKTLLALAVTGLVAGCSTPPEAPEQPKLESTDQKVSYGMGLVLGERMGNDLPNLQMDQFLQGIQHGHAGDDEAKRMSREEIQQALMTYQQQLQEEQGKQMEELAQKNLDAGEAFLAENAEREGVETTESGLQYEVLEQGDGEKPAATDTVQVHYTGELLSGEVFDSSRERGEPVTFALNQVIPGWTEGLQLMSEGARYKLYIPSDLAYGPGGNRAIGPNETLVFDVELLKINPGSGD is encoded by the coding sequence ATGAAGAAAACGCTCCTTGCACTGGCAGTGACTGGCCTCGTTGCCGGCTGTTCCACACCGCCCGAAGCCCCGGAACAACCGAAACTGGAATCTACCGACCAGAAGGTCAGCTATGGCATGGGCCTGGTTCTGGGTGAGCGCATGGGTAACGACCTGCCGAACCTGCAAATGGACCAGTTCCTCCAGGGCATCCAGCATGGCCACGCCGGCGATGATGAAGCCAAGCGCATGAGCCGCGAAGAAATCCAGCAGGCCCTGATGACATATCAGCAGCAGCTGCAGGAAGAGCAGGGCAAGCAGATGGAAGAACTGGCCCAGAAGAACCTGGATGCCGGCGAAGCCTTCCTTGCAGAGAACGCAGAGCGTGAAGGTGTGGAAACCACCGAATCCGGCCTGCAGTACGAAGTGCTTGAGCAAGGTGACGGCGAAAAGCCGGCAGCAACCGACACCGTTCAGGTGCATTACACCGGTGAACTGCTGTCAGGTGAGGTATTTGACAGCTCCCGCGAGCGCGGCGAGCCGGTAACCTTCGCCCTGAACCAGGTGATTCCCGGCTGGACCGAAGGCCTGCAGCTGATGAGTGAGGGTGCCCGTTACAAGCTCTACATTCCATCCGACCTGGCTTATGGCCCGGGTGGTAACCGGGCGATCGGACCAAACGAGACCCTGGTGTTTGATGTCGAACTGCTCAAAATCAACCCTGGCTCTGGCGACTGA
- the rsd gene encoding sigma D regulator — MLENCRNARERWGGVSELIDRWLKERQELLVHYCDLSGENDFSQTEALKEKFVRLCEVLVDYVSTGHFEIYEQLVREAREFNDGGLELAAKVYPRIEQTTEVALNFNDRLDGRELSEEDVKELFGELSKLGETLETRFEMEDFLIEHLHNAHAGKVASA, encoded by the coding sequence ATGTTGGAAAATTGCCGGAATGCCAGGGAGCGCTGGGGCGGCGTCAGCGAACTGATAGATCGTTGGCTCAAGGAACGTCAGGAGCTACTGGTGCATTACTGCGACCTGTCCGGGGAGAATGACTTCTCGCAGACGGAAGCATTGAAAGAAAAGTTTGTGCGCCTGTGTGAGGTGCTGGTGGATTATGTCTCTACCGGCCACTTCGAAATCTACGAGCAACTGGTCCGTGAAGCCAGGGAATTCAACGACGGCGGCCTGGAATTGGCTGCCAAGGTTTACCCCCGGATTGAGCAGACCACTGAAGTTGCCCTCAACTTCAATGACCGTCTGGATGGCCGGGAATTGTCGGAAGAGGATGTCAAAGAACTGTTCGGCGAGTTGTCGAAGCTGGGTGAAACTCTGGAGACCAGGTTCGAGATGGAGGATTTCCTGATCGAACACCTTCACAATGCCCATGCCGGCAAAGTGGCCTCTGCCTGA
- a CDS encoding disulfide bond formation protein B, with the protein MTSRWVFGLIFLVCAALLGVAFYMEHVMGLEPCPLCWLQRFGFMGAGLVSFLAFLQGPTGFGVRIYGFLLVLTAGAGLGVAGRQLWLQSLPADQVPACGPSVDYMLDVLPWFEVLSTALKGTGDCAEVVWRFLGLSIPGWTAVFFSVLVITGLVVMFRRQKPREWIRS; encoded by the coding sequence TTGACCAGCAGATGGGTTTTCGGGCTTATTTTCCTTGTATGTGCCGCGCTTCTGGGTGTGGCTTTTTATATGGAGCATGTGATGGGTCTGGAGCCCTGCCCGCTTTGCTGGTTACAGCGTTTTGGCTTCATGGGAGCTGGTCTGGTGAGTTTCCTGGCCTTCCTTCAGGGCCCCACCGGATTCGGCGTTCGTATCTATGGTTTCCTGCTTGTGCTGACTGCCGGAGCAGGATTGGGTGTCGCCGGTCGGCAACTGTGGCTGCAGAGTCTGCCGGCAGACCAGGTGCCTGCGTGTGGGCCGTCGGTTGACTATATGCTGGATGTCCTGCCCTGGTTTGAGGTTCTGTCTACTGCACTCAAGGGCACCGGAGACTGCGCCGAAGTGGTGTGGCGATTCCTCGGATTGAGCATCCCAGGCTGGACCGCTGTGTTTTTCTCGGTGCTGGTCATTACCGGCCTGGTTGTGATGTTTCGTCGGCAAAAACCCCGGGAATGGATTCGGAGCTGA
- a CDS encoding flagellar basal body-associated FliL family protein, with product MTRQPKSVLTLLLLLFAMIPLPAISQDEENTEEEVAEEDRGVTDYISMDPPFVTHVGTSGNKPTYLKAAVTLRARSTSTRPALEAHMPRLRHELVMLFGEQTDTGRLTSMEGQEVLREEARRRINAVLEEQQTDESIAGVLFTEFVVQK from the coding sequence ATGACACGCCAGCCAAAATCCGTTCTGACGCTCCTGTTGCTGTTGTTTGCAATGATCCCCTTACCCGCCATTTCCCAGGATGAGGAAAATACCGAAGAGGAAGTGGCTGAAGAGGACCGCGGCGTAACCGACTACATCAGTATGGATCCGCCTTTTGTGACCCACGTAGGCACTTCTGGCAACAAGCCGACCTACCTGAAAGCCGCCGTGACACTGCGAGCCCGGAGCACAAGCACCCGGCCGGCGCTGGAAGCCCACATGCCTCGCCTGAGACACGAACTGGTGATGCTGTTTGGCGAGCAGACCGACACCGGGCGCCTCACGTCCATGGAAGGCCAGGAGGTCTTGCGCGAGGAAGCCAGGCGGCGAATAAACGCGGTATTGGAGGAACAGCAGACCGACGAGAGCATTGCCGGCGTCCTGTTTACAGAATTTGTGGTGCAAAAATAA
- the rmf gene encoding ribosome modulation factor — protein sequence MARDIKLGWDVEALNKAYRQGFMAANMGMDKTRCPYRGEVVIAAWEAGWEDADQVARDDRGQANDVFSRIA from the coding sequence ATGGCAAGGGATATCAAACTCGGCTGGGATGTGGAAGCGCTTAACAAGGCCTACCGTCAGGGCTTCATGGCTGCCAATATGGGCATGGATAAAACCCGCTGCCCCTATCGCGGTGAGGTCGTTATTGCGGCGTGGGAGGCTGGCTGGGAGGATGCCGATCAGGTGGCCCGGGATGACCGCGGCCAGGCAAACGATGTTTTTTCACGGATCGCCTGA